In the genome of Bradyrhizobium ottawaense, the window TTCACGTCGGTCTAAAAGGGACTATGAATGCTCTATTTCTGAAGGACCTCGCTGCGAAGACGCACCGTGGTTTGCGAGGTCGGGTAGAGGGTGGAAAGTCAGGTGGCGGGCTTTGCTACGGATACCGCGTTATCAAACGGCTCGACGAGCGCGGAGATCGTATCCGGGGAGACCGAGAGATCGATCCGGCCCAGGCCGGCGTAATCCGGCGCATCTTTCGGGACTTCGCCGCTGGCATCAGTCCGCGAGCGATCGCGGTGAAGCTCAACGCCGAAGGCATAGCCGGCCCTGAGACCCAGCTGTGGAATGACACGACGATCCGGGGCCATGTCAAGCGCGGCACCGGGATCATCAATAACGAGCTTTACGTGGGACGCCTCGTTTGGAATCGGCTGCATTACATTAAGAATCCTTCGACGGGGAAACGCATCTCGCGCGTCTCAATCCGGAGGCCGACTGGATCGTCACCAAAGTTCCAGAGCTTCGCATCATCGAGGATGAACTCTGGGATCGGGTGAAAGCCAAGCAAAGTGAGATCGCCGAAAAATTTATCAATGTGACAGTAGCTGTCCGCGAGCACCATTCGAACAAACGACTTAACAGTGCTCGTCGCCCAAAGTCGTTGTTCTCGGGACTTGTCCTCTGCGGCTTATGCGATGGCCCCTGTTCACTGCGCGGAGCCGATCGCTTCGTCTGCTCGGCACATGTCAGCAACGGGTCCTGTTCGAACGGCCGCACCTTGGCGCGGAGCGAACTCGAACATCGCGTATTGGGCGGGCTGAAGGACCGGTTGCTGGCGCCAAACGTCATCGCAGAAGCAATGCGCGCCTATGCTGAGGAGATGAACCGGCTGAACCGAGACCGGCGAGCCCGCGGCGATGCTTGGCGCGCTGAACTGGCGAAGGTAGAAAAGCAAATCCATGGAATGGTCGAAGCGATCAAGGAGGGCATGTTCCAGCAGTCGATGATCGCGGCGATGGATGCGCTGGAGGCTCGCAAAACCGAGCTCTCTGCCCTGCTCGCCGAAGCTCCTGCCGATACCCCGGACATTCTCCCGAGCGCCTCGCAAGTCTACGCCAAGAAGGTCGCCCACCTCACTGAGGCTTTGAACCGTCCTGAAGACCGGGCCGAGGCCGCCCAGGCTCTTCGTGGTCTGATCGAACGCATCGTTCTCCGGCCGGGTGCCAAGCGCGGCCAAATCGACGCCACCCTCCATGGTGATTTGGGCACAATCCTGAGCTGGACTGCTGCGCGTAACGCGGAAAAGGCGGCACAAACCAAAACTCCCGCAGCCTCGGCTACGGGAGTGTCGGTATCAGTGGTTGCGGGGATAGGATTTGAACCTATGACCTTCAGGTTATGAGCCTGACGAGCTACCGGGCTGCTCCACCCCGCGTTAAACACTTGCGTGCCTTCAGTTAGATCCCGGGGACGGTCGGTTGAGGCCGGCGCTGTTCGCGTGGCTTTTCTCGTCCGTCCCAAAGGCTTCCTTGGAAGGCAACCCCGGGCAAAGCCCTCGGGTGCGGGGCGTATGTACCAACCCGAGCTGCCTTTGGAAAGGGCCGCGGGAACGTTTTTTTCGACTTTATGACAGCGGAAGCGACCGATTTCGGCTGCGTTCCGCGCGCTCTTGCCAGAAGTTCCACAAAGGGCCAGCTTGCGGCAACAAGATTAAGGCTGACACGCGCCCTTGAGGGAGGAACGCCCGTGGACAAATCCCTGACGAGCGCCCCGGTCGGAGCACTGGAGGAGGCCTTCCACGCCATGGTCGCGCGGTCGCGGGACGAGCCGCCGGCCGGCCTTGCCGAGCGGCTCGACCGGCTGGCGCGGCTGCGTGCCGTGGTCGCCGACAACGAAGAGCGTTTCCGGCAGGCGATCTCGGCCGATTTCGGCCACCGCTCGGCGGTCGAGACCACCATCGCCGAGACTATGCTGCTGTTTTCCGAGATCCGGCATGCCACAAAGCACCTCAAGAGCTGGATGGCGCCGCAGCGGGTCGCGACCGCGCTGCAATTCCTGCCCGCGCGCAACCGGCTGATGCCGCAGCCGCTCGGCGTCGTCGGCATCATCGCGCCCTGGAATTATCCGCTCCAGCTCACGCTCGCGCCCGCGATCGGCGCGCTCGCCGCCGGCAACCGCGTCCTGATCAAGCCGAGCGAGCTCACGCCGCACTTCGCAGGCCTGCTGAAGGAGACGGTCGCCGCGCGATTCGATGCGACCGAGCTGCTCGTCACCGGCATCGAGGGCGAGATCGCAGAGGCGTTTGCGCGCCTGCCGTTCGATCACCTCGTATTCACCGGCTCGACCCGGGTCGGGCGGCTGGTCGCGGAGGCCGCGGGGCGTAACCTGACGCCGGTTACCCTCGAGCTCGGCGGCAAGTCGCCTGCGATCATCGATGCCTCGGCCGACCTCGATGAAGCGGCCGAGCGCATCGCCTACGGCAAGCTGCTCAATGCCGGGCAGACCTGCATCGCGCCGGACTATGTGCTGGTGCCGGAGCGCTCGTTGCAGGCCTTCGCCGAGAAGGTGCGCGCCCAGATGCGGCGGATGTTCGGCACCGATCCCTCAAACAAGGACTACACCTCGATCATCTCGGACCGGCATTATGCGCGGCTCGAAGGCCTTGTCGCGGACGCGGCGCAGCGCGGCGCAAAAATCCTGCAGCCGGCGAAGGCGGACGATCCGAACTGGAAGGCGCATCGCAAATTCCCGCCGACGCTGATCGTCGGTGCGACCGAAGCGATGGCGGCGATGCAGGAGGAGATTTTTGGGCCGGTGCTCCCCGTTCTCAGCTATTGCGATCCCACTGATGCCATCGCCTTCATCAACCATCGCGACCGGCCGCTGGCGCTGTACTGGTTCGGCAAGGACGGCACCGCGCGCGACGAGGTGCTGGCGCGCACCATCTCCGGCGGCGTCACAATCAACGACTGCCTGTTTCACTTCACGCAAATCAACCAGCCGATGGGCGGCGTGGGCGCATCCGGCACCGGCGCCTATCACGGCGAATGGGGCTTTCGCACGTTCAGCAAGCTGAAGCCGGTGTTCTATCGCTCCAAGTTCAACCGCCTCGCCGACCTCTATCCGCCCTATGGCGGCAAGATCGCGCGGCTGGAGAAATTGATGCGGTTCATGTCGTAGTTGCTCGTCATTCCGGGGCGACGCGAAGCGTCGAGCCCGGAATCCATATCCACCAGTCGGGGTTATGGATTCCGGGCTCGCGCCAAGGGGCGCGCCCCGGAATGACGAAGGAAATGGGGGAAGCATCAGTGACTGACACATTCGATTTCGTCGTCGCGGGCGCGGGCTCCGGCGGCTGCACGGTCGCAGGAAGGCTGTCGGAGGATGCGGCGACGTCCGTGGCGCTGCTCGATGCGGGCGGGACGAACGACAATTGGCGCATCACCACACCGTTTGGGCTTGCTCTGCCTTACAAAACGGCCAACTGGGCTTTCGATACCGTACCGCAAGTGGGATTGAACGGCCGCATCGGCTATCAGCCGCGCGGCAAGGGTCTTGGCGGCTCCTCGGCGATCAACGCCATGGTCTACATCCGCGGCCACAAATGGGACTACGACCACTGGGCTTCGCTCGGCAATGCCGGCTGGTCGTATGCGGACGTGCTGCCCTATTTCAAGGCTTCCGAGAACAATTCCGATTTCGACGGCGAGTATCACGGCAAGGGCGGCCCGCTGCATGTCAACCGGCTGCGCGCGGACAATCCGATCCATGATGTCTTCCATCAGGCCGCGCGCGAGGCGCAGTTCCGCATTCGCGAGGACTTCAATGGTGAGGATCACGAAGGGCTCGGCAGCTATCAGGTGACGCAGCACAATGGCGAACGCTGGAGCGCGGCGCGCGCCTATGTGCATCCCCACATCGGCAAGCGAGCCAATCTGCGCGTCGAGACGGGCGCACACGCCACGAAAATCCTGTTCGAGGGCGGGCGCGCCGTCGGCGTCGAATATGTGCAGGGCAAGCAGACGAAGCAGCTGCGCGCGCGCCGCGAGGTGATCCTTGCTGGCGGCGCCTTCCAGTCACCGCAGATGCTGATGTTGTCGGGCATCGGCGATGGAGATGCGCTTGGCAAGCACGGCATTGGCGTCGTGCACCATCTGCCCGGCGTCGGGCGCAATCTGCAGGACCACCCGGATTTCGTGTTCGTCTACGCCTCCGACTTTCCGCACTTCGTTCATGCCTCGCTCGGACGGTTGCCGTCCCTGCTCCGTGCCATCCAGCGCTATCGCAGCGAACGACGCGGCCTGATGACCACCAATTTCGCCGAGTGCGGCGGCTTTTTGAAAACCCGGCCCGATCTCGACGTGCCTGACATCCAGCTCCACTTCGTCATCGCGATGCTCGACGACCACGGCCGCAAGAAGCACAAGGAGGCGGGCTTCTCATGTCACGTCTGCCTGCTGCGGCCGAAGAGCCGC includes:
- a CDS encoding recombinase family protein codes for the protein MTRVALYARYSSDNQRDASIEDQFRICRERAMREKWTIVNSYKDAGISGASMILRPGIQALLQDAQSRAFDIVLAEALDRISRDQADVATLFKQLRFAGVPIVTLAEGEITELHVGLKGTMNALFLKDLAAKTHRGLRGRVEGGKSGGGLCYGYRVIKRLDERGDRIRGDREIDPAQAGVIRRIFRDFAAGISPRAIAVKLNAEGIAGPETQLWNDTTIRGHVKRGTGIINNELYVGRLVWNRLHYIKNPSTGKRISRVSIRRPTGSSPKFQSFASSRMNSGIG
- a CDS encoding zinc ribbon domain-containing protein, translating into MTVAVREHHSNKRLNSARRPKSLFSGLVLCGLCDGPCSLRGADRFVCSAHVSNGSCSNGRTLARSELEHRVLGGLKDRLLAPNVIAEAMRAYAEEMNRLNRDRRARGDAWRAELAKVEKQIHGMVEAIKEGMFQQSMIAAMDALEARKTELSALLAEAPADTPDILPSASQVYAKKVAHLTEALNRPEDRAEAAQALRGLIERIVLRPGAKRGQIDATLHGDLGTILSWTAARNAEKAAQTKTPAASATGVSVSVVAGIGFEPMTFRL
- a CDS encoding coniferyl aldehyde dehydrogenase; the encoded protein is MVARSRDEPPAGLAERLDRLARLRAVVADNEERFRQAISADFGHRSAVETTIAETMLLFSEIRHATKHLKSWMAPQRVATALQFLPARNRLMPQPLGVVGIIAPWNYPLQLTLAPAIGALAAGNRVLIKPSELTPHFAGLLKETVAARFDATELLVTGIEGEIAEAFARLPFDHLVFTGSTRVGRLVAEAAGRNLTPVTLELGGKSPAIIDASADLDEAAERIAYGKLLNAGQTCIAPDYVLVPERSLQAFAEKVRAQMRRMFGTDPSNKDYTSIISDRHYARLEGLVADAAQRGAKILQPAKADDPNWKAHRKFPPTLIVGATEAMAAMQEEIFGPVLPVLSYCDPTDAIAFINHRDRPLALYWFGKDGTARDEVLARTISGGVTINDCLFHFTQINQPMGGVGASGTGAYHGEWGFRTFSKLKPVFYRSKFNRLADLYPPYGGKIARLEKLMRFMS
- a CDS encoding GMC family oxidoreductase — translated: MTDTFDFVVAGAGSGGCTVAGRLSEDAATSVALLDAGGTNDNWRITTPFGLALPYKTANWAFDTVPQVGLNGRIGYQPRGKGLGGSSAINAMVYIRGHKWDYDHWASLGNAGWSYADVLPYFKASENNSDFDGEYHGKGGPLHVNRLRADNPIHDVFHQAAREAQFRIREDFNGEDHEGLGSYQVTQHNGERWSAARAYVHPHIGKRANLRVETGAHATKILFEGGRAVGVEYVQGKQTKQLRARREVILAGGAFQSPQMLMLSGIGDGDALGKHGIGVVHHLPGVGRNLQDHPDFVFVYASDFPHFVHASLGRLPSLLRAIQRYRSERRGLMTTNFAECGGFLKTRPDLDVPDIQLHFVIAMLDDHGRKKHKEAGFSCHVCLLRPKSRGSVSLKSADPLAAPLIDPNFLGEEEDLERMVAGFKTTRRLMETPALRALQKKDMFTSDVRTDDDIRNILRDRVDTVYHPVGTCKMGTDALAVVDPALKVHGVEALRVVDASIMPTLIGGNTNAPTIMIGEKAADMIRAEMRAS